The Deltaproteobacteria bacterium genome includes a window with the following:
- the scpB gene encoding SMC-Scp complex subunit ScpB yields the protein MSTSNPPDETEERKDVESEAVAQAKAEDEPSADGLDGVEAAEIDGPVEPDLKLEQLQARAKKLDPIEVQRILESLLFVSAVPLTAEAVEKATGIAPDASSKGFGELASRYAQQDGGVVLHEVAGGWQLRSAAASSEYVRRLLQLKPQRLTRAALETLAIIAYRQPITRPEVEDVRAVDSGAIIKALLERKLIKILGKKEEPGHPLLYGTTREFLEFFNLKNLASLPTLREFQELTEESRDIVEKEHGTPEPIAGTVSQLADAEFLARQKKSTEASEAALEELETAMAVAEKKAKETHDILNPPPPPQPAVEGAAPMPAPQPPEHDTQPEINTAQVVEAVAQEQKAEEKKAEAKPPRKRKAKDAQAEPKAEAAPEPEVKE from the coding sequence ATGAGTACCAGTAACCCGCCCGACGAGACCGAAGAGCGCAAGGACGTGGAGTCCGAGGCCGTCGCCCAGGCCAAGGCCGAAGACGAGCCCAGTGCCGATGGCCTGGACGGCGTCGAGGCCGCGGAGATCGACGGGCCCGTCGAGCCGGACCTCAAGCTCGAGCAGCTGCAAGCGCGCGCCAAGAAGCTCGACCCCATCGAGGTGCAGCGCATCCTCGAGAGCCTGCTCTTCGTGAGCGCCGTGCCGCTGACGGCGGAGGCCGTGGAGAAGGCCACCGGCATCGCGCCGGACGCGTCGTCGAAGGGCTTTGGCGAGCTCGCGTCGCGCTACGCGCAGCAAGACGGCGGCGTGGTGCTGCACGAGGTCGCGGGCGGCTGGCAGCTGCGGAGCGCGGCGGCGTCGAGCGAGTACGTGCGGCGCTTGCTGCAGCTCAAGCCCCAGCGGCTCACGCGCGCGGCGCTCGAGACGCTCGCCATCATCGCCTACCGGCAGCCCATCACGCGGCCCGAAGTGGAGGACGTCCGCGCGGTGGACTCGGGCGCGATAATCAAGGCGCTGCTCGAGCGGAAGCTGATCAAGATCCTCGGCAAGAAGGAGGAGCCCGGGCACCCGCTGCTCTACGGCACCACGCGCGAGTTCCTCGAGTTCTTCAACCTGAAGAACCTCGCGTCGTTGCCCACGCTGCGCGAGTTCCAGGAGCTGACCGAGGAGAGCCGCGACATCGTCGAGAAGGAGCACGGCACGCCGGAGCCCATCGCCGGCACCGTGAGCCAGCTCGCCGACGCCGAGTTCCTGGCGCGCCAGAAGAAGAGCACCGAGGCCAGCGAGGCCGCGCTCGAGGAGCTCGAGACGGCCATGGCCGTGGCCGAGAAGAAGGCCAAGGAGACGCACGACATCCTCAATCCGCCGCCTCCGCCGCAGCCCGCGGTCGAGGGCGCCGCGCCGATGCCAGCGCCGCAGCCGCCAGAGCACGACACGCAGCCGGAGATCAACACGGCGCAGGTGGTCGAGGCCGTGGCCCAGGAACAGAAGGCCGAGGAGAAGAAGGCCGAGGCCAAGCCGCCCCGCAAGCGCAAGGCGAAGGACGCGCAGGCCGAGCCCAAGGCCGAGGCTGCGCCCGAGCCGGAAGTGAAGGAGTAG
- a CDS encoding rRNA pseudouridine synthase produces the protein MEERLQKVLARAGVASRRKAEELIVAGRVEVNGKKVTELGTKVQGGKDLIRVDGKLIDDAQAETYLVLYKPAGVVTTLSDPEGRPTVATLLRGVPERVYPVGRLDYDAEGALLLTNDGDLAHKLTHPRFGAKRTYLAKVRGRPSEKSLDLLRDGIKLDDGLAKPLDVDVHQHAEKNTWIRIVVDEGRPHLIKRLFLAIEHPVQRLYRPDYAGISVEGMEPGTYRELSQGEVKLLKAGGVDRPRKDVQLPARRHGRGPGGSAASLGVRGRRPKGRDNRRMR, from the coding sequence GTGGAAGAGCGGCTGCAGAAAGTGCTCGCGCGCGCGGGCGTGGCTTCCCGGCGCAAGGCCGAGGAGCTCATCGTCGCCGGGCGCGTGGAGGTCAACGGCAAGAAGGTCACCGAGCTCGGCACCAAGGTGCAGGGCGGTAAGGACCTCATTCGCGTCGACGGCAAGCTCATCGACGACGCCCAGGCCGAGACCTACCTCGTGCTCTACAAGCCCGCTGGCGTGGTCACGACGCTGTCCGACCCCGAGGGCCGGCCAACGGTGGCCACGCTGCTGCGCGGCGTGCCCGAGCGCGTGTACCCCGTGGGCCGCCTCGACTACGACGCCGAGGGCGCGCTGCTGCTCACCAACGACGGCGACCTCGCGCACAAGCTCACGCACCCACGCTTTGGCGCCAAGCGCACGTACCTCGCGAAGGTGCGCGGGCGCCCATCGGAGAAGTCGCTCGATCTGCTGCGCGACGGCATCAAGCTCGACGATGGCCTCGCCAAGCCACTCGACGTGGACGTGCACCAGCACGCCGAGAAGAACACCTGGATTCGCATCGTGGTCGACGAGGGCCGGCCGCACCTCATCAAGCGGCTCTTCCTGGCCATCGAGCACCCGGTGCAGCGGCTCTACCGCCCGGACTACGCCGGCATCAGCGTGGAAGGCATGGAGCCGGGCACGTACCGCGAGCTGAGCCAGGGCGAGGTGAAGCTGCTCAAGGCAGGCGGCGTCGACCGGCCGCGCAAGGACGTGCAGCTCCCCGCGCGTCGGCACGGTCGCGGACCGGGTGGGAGCGCGGCGTCCTTGGGCGTGCGCGGGCGCCGTCCGAAGGGGCGCGACAACCGACGCATGCGGTAA